The Gammaproteobacteria bacterium genome has a segment encoding these proteins:
- a CDS encoding heme-binding protein, which translates to MVYSAAGADDLIDAKRMTLDLARDVATAAVEACRKKGYQISVVVVDRSATPMVVMRDVFASRFTTELAERKANAVILSGTSTTEFAKNRADIRQEMNLVDGILVLDGGLPIQASGALVGAVGVSGAPGGEFDAECAQKGIDAVEERLEFAD; encoded by the coding sequence ATGGTATACAGCGCGGCCGGAGCCGACGACCTCATCGACGCGAAGCGCATGACGCTCGACCTGGCCCGAGACGTCGCGACGGCTGCGGTCGAGGCATGCAGGAAAAAGGGGTACCAGATTTCGGTCGTCGTGGTGGACCGCAGCGCGACCCCCATGGTGGTGATGCGCGACGTTTTCGCCAGCCGCTTCACGACCGAGCTTGCGGAGCGCAAGGCCAACGCCGTCATCCTCTCGGGCACATCCACGACGGAGTTCGCCAAAAACCGGGCCGATATCCGGCAGGAGATGAACCTGGTCGACGGCATCCTGGTCCTGGATGGCGGTCTGCCCATCCAGGCATCGGGCGCGCTGGTCGGTGCGGTCGGCGTCAGCGGCGCCCCGGGCGGTGAGTTCGACGCCGAGTGCGCGCAGAAAGGCATCGATGCGGTCGAGGAACGCCTGGAGTTCGCGGACTGA